The window CAGGGCGTTCCGAGCGGCCTCGCGGTCGGCGCCGCGGGCGATGACCTTGCCGATCATGGGGTCGTAGGCGGCGGGCACCACGGAGCCGTCCTCGATGCCGGCCTCGACCCGCACGGTGGTGGAGCCCGAGCCCGGCCAGCGCACGCTCGTGGCGGTCCCGGCCTGCGGCAGGAACCCGCCGAACGCGTCCTCGGCATAGATCCGTGCCTCGATCGCATGCCCGACGACGGCGACGTCGTCCTGCGCGAAGCCCAGCTCCTCGCCGGCCGCGACGCGGAGCTGCTGCTCGACGAGGTCGATGCGCTCGCCGTGCACGGTGACGACCTCCTCGGTGACGGGGTGCTCGACCTGGAGGCGGGTGTTCATCTCGAGGAACCAGGCGCCGACCCGCTCTTCGGCCCAGCCCGCACTGCTGGCCGTATCGGCCGAGGCGCCGACCTCCACCAGGAACTCGGCGGTCCCCACGCCGGTGTACCCGACCTCGCGGGCCAGGTCGACGGCCCAGGTGTGCAGGTGCTTGCGGAGGGCCGGGTCCAGGTCGGGCGCGGGCGCCTCCTCCAGGACCTTCTGGTACCGGCGCTGGGCGGAGCAGTCGCGTTCGTGCAGGTGCAGCACGTTGCCGTGCTCGTCGGCGAGGATCTGCACCTCGACGTGCCGGCCGCGCTCGACGAACGGCTCCAGCACCAGGGTGTCGTCGCCGAACGCGGCCGCGGCCTCGCGTCCGGCGGCAGTCATCGCGGCGAGGAGCTCGTCCTGGCTGCGGACGATGCGCATGCCCTTGCCGCCGCCGCCGGCCGCGGCCTTGACCAGGAGCGGGAAGGGGAGGCCCCCCACCATTGCGTACGACCCGCCCTGGAACTTCCCGAACGAGCGCAGCACGGGCACGCCGGCCTTCCGGGCGATCGTGTGTGCCGCGTCCTTGCGGCCCATCGCGTCCATGGCGTCCGGCGGCGGCCCCACCCAGGTCAGTCCGGCGCCGATCACGGCGCGCGCGAACTCGGCCCGCTCGGACAGGAACCCGTACCCGGGGTGGACGGCGTCGGCCCCGGTCTCCTTCGCGGCCGCGAGCAGCGCGGGGATCGACAGGTAGGACTCGGCGGCCGGCGTCGGGCCGATCCGGATCGCGACGTCGGCGGCCCGCGTGTGCGGGGCGGCCTGGTCGGCGTCGGAGTAGACGGCGACGGTGCGCAGCCCGAGGCGGCGCGCGGTGCGGATGATCCGCAGGGCGATCTCGCCGCGGTTGGCGACCAGCAGGGTGTGGATCGGGGTGGGCATCGTTGTCACATCCGGAAGATGCCGTAGGACGGCTCGGGGATCGGAGCGTGGGCGGCCGCGGCCAGGCCGAGGGCCAGGACGCGGCGGGTGTCGGCGGGGTCGATCACGCCGTCGTCCCAGAGGCGGGCCGTGGCGTAGTAGGGGTTGCCCTGGGCCTCGTACTGGGCGCGGATCGGGTCCTTGAACGCCTCGACGTCCTCGGGCGCCAGGTCGCGCTGCACGGTCGCGAGGACGGACGCCGCCTGCTCCCCGCCCATGACCGAGATGCGGGCGCCGGGCCACATCCAGAGGAACCGGGGGTCGTAAGCGCGGCCGCTCATGCCGTAGTTGCCGGCGCCGAACGAGCCGCCGAGCACCACGGTGAACCGCGGCACCGAGGTGCAGGACACGGCGGTGACCAGCTTGGCGCCGTCCTTGGCGATGCCGCGGTGCTCGTACTCCTTGCCGACCATGAACCCGGCGATGTTCTGCAGGAACACGAGCGGGATGCGCCGCTGGTCGCAGAGCTGCACAAAGTGCGCGCCCTTGAGCGCCGACTCCGAGAACAGGATGCCGTTGTTCGCGACGATGCCCACCTGGTAGCCGTCGATGCGCGCGAAGGCGCACACCAGGGTCTCGCCGTAGCGGGCCTTGAACTCCTGCAGCTGGGAGCCGTCGACGATGCGCCGGATCACATCGCGCACGTCGTAGGGGGTGCGCGGGTCGGCGGGGACGTCGTAGAGGCCGTCCGGGTCGAGCTCCGGCTCCTCGGGAACCCCGCGATCCAGGGTCGGCACGCCGGCCCGGGTGGTGGCCACTATCTCGCGGACGATGCGCAGGGCGTGCGCGTCGTCGTCGGCCAGGTGGTCCGCAACGCCCGACGTCGTGGTGTGCACCAGGCCGCCGCCCAGCTCCTCGGCCGTGACGATCTCGCCCGTGGCGGCCTGCACCAGGGGCGGGCCGCCCAGGAAGATCGTGCCCTCGTCCCGCACGATGACTGCCTCGTCGCTCATCGCGGGCACGTACGCGCCGCCCGCGGTGCAGGAGCCCATCACTGCCGCGACCTGCGGGATCCCCCGCGCGGACAGGTTGGCCTGGTTGTAGAAGATGCGCCCGAAGTGCTCGCGGTCGGGAAACACCTCGTCCTGCATCGGCAGGTACGCGCCGCCGGAGTCCACGAGATACACGCACGGCAGGTGGTTCTCGGCGGCGACCTGCTGCGCGCGCAGGTGCTTCTTGACCGTCATCGGGTAGTAGGTGCCGCCCTTGACGGTGGCATCGTTGGCGACGATCACGCACTCGCGCCCCGCCACCCGGCCGATCCCCGTGACGAGGCCGGCGCTGGGCACCGCCCACTCGCCGCCGTACATGTTGTAGGCCGCCAGGGCCCCGATCTCCAGGAGTGCGCTGCCCGGGTCGAGCAGCCGGTCCACGCGGTCGCGGGCGAGCAGCTTGCCCCGTCCGGTGTGGCGGGCGCGTGCCTCGGGCGATCCGCCCTGGCGTACGCGCGCCATCCGCTCCCGTAGCTGCGCGGTGAGTGTGCGCAGATCCGTTCCAACGTCGACGTTGATGGTCACCTCCGCAGCATAGTCCGCTGGTTAATGATCGTTAACCCCTGGCGCGGATCCGGCGGTGTGGCGTCGACCCGCTCTAGACTGCTGCGGTGACTCCGCGCAGGCAGCAGATCCTGAGCACGGCGGCCGACCTGTTCGCCGCCCGTGGCTTCCACGGCGTCTCCATGGGAGACATCGGCGCGGCCGTAGGCATCTCCGGCCCTGCCCTCTACAAGCACTTCGCGGGCAAGGACGACATCCTCGGCCAGTGCCTGCTGCACGCCTCGGACCAGCTCCTCGCGGGCGCGCGGGAGCTGCTCTCGGACATGCCCGCCGGGGCGCTGGTGGCGCTGATCGCCCGGCACGCCGACTTCGCGCTCGACAACCCCGCGCTGATCGTGATCCAGGAACGCGAGTGGGGCGCGCTCGGCACGGAGGCGCGCGCGCAGGTGCGCAAGCACCAGCTCGCCTACATCGAGGTCTGGGCCGACGCGCTGCGTCCCCTGCGCCCCGACCTGGGCCCCGCCGAGGCGCGCGCCGCCGTGCAGGCTGCGTTCGGCCTGCTCAACTCGACCCCGCACAGCGCCCGCATCGGCCGCGCCACCATGCACTCACTCCTGACGACGATGGCCCGCGCGGCGCTGCTCCCCAGCACCGCGGAGGGGTAACGCTGAGCTGACTACCCAGCGTTACCCCTCCGGGGCTGGAGCTACTCCACCGGCAGGCCGAGCCCCCGCGCGATGAGCATGCGCTGGAGCTCCGAGGTGCCCTCGCCGATCTCCAGCACCTTCGCGTCGCGGTAGAACCGGGCGATCGGCCCGTCCTCCATGACGCCGTAGCCGCCGAACACCTGCGCCGCGATGCGCGTGGCGGTGACTGCCGACTCCGTGGCGTAGAGCTTGGCGACCGAGGAGGCCCGCCGGAAGTCGTCGAGCGGCGCGCCCTCGTCCTTCATCGCGGCGGCCCGGTAGGTGAGCGCGCGGCTCGCCTGGAGCATGACCTCGATGTCGGCGATCTGGAACGCGACGCCCTGCTTGCGGCCGATCGGCCCGCCGAACGTGGGGCGCACGGCGGCATGCTCAACCGTGAGGTCGAGCATCGCCTGGATGCAGCCGGTAGCAAGGGCCGCGACGGCGACCCGCCCCGAGTTGAGGCACAGCATGAGCTGCTTGAACCCGTTGCCCCGCACGCCCAGAAGGTTGGCCTCGGGGACGCGGACGTCCTCGAAGCGCAGCGCGTGGGTGTCGCAGGCACGCCAGCTCATCTTGTCGTGCAGGGGCTCCACGATGAACCCCGGCGTGTCGGTGGGAATGACGATGGCGCTGAGCTCGGGACGGCCGTCGGGCAGGGTGCCGGTGCGCGCTGCGACGGTGACGATGCTGGTGATCGGCGTACCCGAGTTGGTGATGAACTGCTTGGCACCGTTGATGACCCACTCGCCGTCGACCAGCTCGGCAATGGTGCTCATGGCGTTGGCGTCGCTGCCCGCGCCCGGTTCGGTGAGGCCGAACGCGCCGATGCGCCGGCCCGCCACGAGGTCGGGCAGCCAGGTGTTCTTCTGGTCTTCGGTCCCGTAGTCGAGGATGGTGCCCACCCCGAGGCCGACACCGGCCCCGAGCGTGATGCCGACGGACTGGTCCACACGGCCGAGCTCTTCGACCGCGATGCTGAGTCCGGTGAGTCCCAGGTCGGACCCTCCGTATTCCTCCGGGGCAGTCAGGCCGAACAGGCCCAGCTCCCCCATCTGGTGCAACAGCTCGACGGGCAGGCGGTTCTCCCTGTCCCAACGGCCGATGTGGGGCGCGATCTCGCGGTCGGCGAAGTTCCGTACCGCGTCCCGGAGCTTGGTGTGCCCCGGGTTCTCTGGTGAGGTATGCATGTTAGGCATGCCACAGAGGTTAACAACCATTAACCTATGTGCGCCATGCCCCACGAGGAGGACTTCTTGATGACCAGCCGGAGCCAGGTCTTGTACGACGTCGTAGAGCAGGCGGAGTCCGCCCCGTACGCCCGGATCACGCTCGACGCGCCCCAGCGCCGCAACGCGCTCTCGCTCGCCCTGCTCGACGAGCTCCAGGCCGCGCTGCACCGCGCCGCGCACGACGACGTGCGCTCCGTGGTGCTGGCCGCGAACGGCCCCGCGTTCTGCTCCGGGGCAGACCTGACCGAGGCGCTCCGGGACGGCATGACCGAGTCCGCGCGCAGGCTCGCCGACGTGCTGCGCACCCTCCTCGCCCTGCCCAAGCCTGTGGTGGCGCGCGTGCACGGCCCCGTGCGGGCCGGGGGCATCGGGCTGGTCGCCGCGTGCGACGTCGCCATCAGCGCCGACCAGATCACCTACGCGTTCACCGAGGCCCGCCTCGCGCTCGCGCCCGCCGTCATCTCGCTGGCGGTGCTGCCGCGGATGACGCCGCGCGCGGCGTCGCGCACCTTCCTCACGGGAGCGCAGTTCACGGCCGCCGAGGCGGCCGACTGGGGCCTGATCACCCGCGCGGTCCCGCTGGAAGGGCTCGATCACGAGGTCGAAGCCGTCCTCGCGGACCTGGCCGCTGCCGAACCGCAGGGGCTCGCGGCGACCAAGGCCCTGCTCAACGCGGACCTGCTGACCCGGTTCGACGCCAACGTAGACGACGCCGTCACCACCTCGGCCAAGCTGTTCGGCTCGGAGCCCGCCCGCGCGGCGATGTCGAGGCTGCTGCGGCGCTAGGTGTTTGGATCGGGCGTGTTTGGATGGGGGCGTGGCCACCCGGATCTCCCAGCGCAACGCTCGCTTCCAGCAGCTCCAGACCCTGCTCACCAACCGCAACAAGCGGCACCGCGCCGGCCAGTTCGTGGTGCAGGGCGTGCGGCCCATCACCATGGCGGTGGAGCACGGCTGGGACGTCCAGGCCCTCCTGTACGACGGCGAGCGCCGGCTCTCGCAGTGGGCCCGGGACCTGCTCGCGGCTCACCCGCACGTGGAGCACATCAAGATGGCGCCCGACCTGCTTGCGGAGCTGGCCGAGAAGGAGGACGCCGAGCTGCTCGCGGTGATCGCCATGCGCCCCGACATCCTGGACCGCATCGAGGCGGGCCCGGACTTCCTGGGTGTCGTGTTCGACCGGCCCACCCAGCCGGGCAACGTCGGCGCGATAGTGCGCTCCGCCGACGCGTTCGGGGCCGACGGCGTGATCACCACCGGGCACGCCGCCGACGCCTACGACCCCAAGGCCGTGCGGGCCACGACGGGGTCGTTCTTCGCGATGCCCGTCGTGCGGGCGCCTTCCGCTGCCGAGGTCATGGAGTGGGTGGGCGAACGCCGCGCCGGGGGCCTCCCCGTGGTCGTCGTCGCCACGGACGAGGTCGGCGACGCCGACGTGTCGGCCTTCGACCTGACCCAGCCGGTACTGCTCCTGGTCGGCAACGAGACCGCGGGCCTGACCCAGGCGTGGCGTGACGCCGCGGACGTGACGCTGAGCATCCCGATGACGGGCTCGGCCAGCTCGCTCAACGCCGCGAACGCGGCAACGGTGGTGCTCTACGAGGCCCGCCGCCAGCGCCTGGCGAAGTAGGGCTCAGAGCTCGATCGAGTACATCCTGGAGCCCGTCGTCTTGGTGTAGCCGAGACTCGCGTACAGGCCGTAGGCGCCGCTCGGGTTGGCCGTGTCGACGTCGAGCACCGCGTACTGAAGGCCGGCGTCCGCGAACGTCCGCATGTTCGCGGTGAGCGCCGCGAGCGCCGCCTTGCGGCCGCGGTAGGCCCGGCGCGAGCCGAGGATGTCCGTGATGGCGAAGGAGTACCCGCGCACCTCGAAGTCGGACGGGAAGAGGTCGACCATCGCGTAGGCGGCCACCAGCGGCTCGCCGGCCCGCAGCGCGGCGGCCGTCTCGGGGTCGGTATCCGGGGAGGCGAGCAGGGCGGCGACGTCGGGGGCGTCGTCGAGCACCACGCACGACAGGTGCGGGGCGAAGCCCGCGCGCTCGGCGTGCTGCTCCCGCGTGCGGGGCTGGCTGTTCCAGTGGTCGCGGAACGCGTCGTTGTGGGCCAGGCGGACGGCCTCGTCCAGATCCTCCGACCAGGGTGCGAGCCGCAGCGAGCCCGTGAGCTCGACGGAGGGGATCGGCTCGGCGTCCGGTCCTAAGACCCGGCGCGCGAGGTCGGAGTAGTAGCGCCGCACCCCGAACCCGGCGTGCTCGTAGAGCCGGTGGCGGGACGCGGGCGCAGCGTCCTCCGCGTAGGTCACGATCCGCGCCGGCACCTCCTTGCCCGACGCCGCCAGAAGCTGCCGGGCCCGGCCGATGCTCCAGGCGAGCAGCTCGCGGCCGATGCCCTCGCCGCGGCGGTCCGGGTGCACGCCGCCCCAGGTAAAGGCGCGGACCGCGGTCGTGTCACCTGGCGTGGAGTCGACCTGGGCCCAGGCCACGAGCGCGCCGTCGTCGGCTGGTTCGGTGGAGAAGCCGAGCAGGGAGTCGGCCGCCATGTCGCGCCAGGCGCCGTCGAACAGCTCGTCGATCTCCTCTAAGGTCTCGACGTACGGCTCGGCGTCGACCCGCATGATGTGGTTGCGCAGCGCCAGCCACACCGGCACGTCCTCGCGGGTGGCGGCGCGCCAGGTCAAGCGGCCCGCGGTGGGGATCGTCAGGGCCGCCGGGGCGGCGGCGCGCTCCGCGATGGGGGCGAGGGGGTGGGTCTCGGCGGTCATGGCAGTTCCTCTACAGCTCGATGGAGTACATGGTGGAGCCGTCGCTCTTGGTGTAGCCGAGCCGCGCGTACAGGCCGGTGGCGCCGGTCGGGTTGTCGGTGTCGACGTCTAGCTCGGCCTGCTGCATGCCGGCGTCGGCGAAGACGCGCATGGCGTGGGTCAGCAGCGCCGCCGCTATGCGGCGGCCGCGGTAGTCGCGCCGTACGCCCAGCAGGTCGGTGTACCCCGCGGTGTACCCCTGCGTCTCCCAGTCGTGCTCGTACCGCCCGGCCATGTGCAGGCCGACGACGTACGGCGTGCCGGCCGCGACCGTCCCGTCCCCCGGCTGCTCCTGCTCCGACCCCGCGTACCGCACGGACTCGTCCACCACCACAAAGGACCACTCCGGCGCGAACGAGCTGCGGTACGCCCGCCACGACTCCGGCGTGCGGGGCTGGCTGCCCCAGTGGTCGCGGAACGCGTCGTTGCGAGCGAGCCGCGTGGCGTCGTCCAGGGCTGCGGACCACGGCACCAGCCGCAGCGGCGCCTCCAGCCCGATGGCGGGCACCGGCAGGCTCAGGTCGCGCAGCAGGTTGGCGTAGTACCGGACGGGCTCGAGCCCGCCGGAGCGCAGCAGCTCGCGGCGCTCGGCGGGGTCCGTGTCATCGATGTGCGCGGAGATCCGCGCGGGCAGACGGTCCAGTACCGGGTCCGTGCCCGACGCTGCGAGCGCCTGGCGCGCCCGTCCCGTGGCCCAGGCCAGCAGCTCGGTGCCGATGCCCTGGCCGCGATGGCTGGGGTGCACGCCGCCGGACAGCGAGGTGCGCAGGATGTTGACGCCGTCGGTGGGGAACCGCTCGACGTGTGCGTAGGCGCGCAGCGCGCCGTCGGCGTCCAGGCCCGCGAGCGTGTCGGCGGCGACGTCGAACGCCGGGGCATCGAAGAGCTCAGCGACCTCGTCGGCCGGAGTGAACCAGTCCCGCCCGTCGGCCTCCTGGACCGTACGCATGAGCGTCGCCAGCGCGGTGACGTCGTCGCGGGTCCAGGCGCGCCAGGTCAGCCCGCCCGCGGTGGGGCCGGGGAGTGCCGCGGGTGCGGCGGCGCGCTCCGCGATGGGCGCGGTTTCGGGCTCGACGTCGTGGAGGCTGGCCATGCTGTCCACGCTAGGTGACGCCCCCCAGCGCGGGCCAAGGCATTTCGCGACCTCACCCGGTGCCGCGTCACTCCGGTCCGGGCAGCTCCGCCAGCTCCTTCTCGAACCGGGTGCGCAGGGCGGCCTTCTCGGCCGGCGGCAACCACGACGCCTCGACCCCGGCCAGCGCCATCGCGCGCAGGCGCTCGGCCGGCACCGCCAGGTCGTCGGCCAGGATGCGGTACTCGCCGGCCAGCGTCGTCGGAAACATGCCCGGGTCGTCCGACGCCGGGATCACGTTCAGCCCGGCCTCCAGCATCGCCGCGATGGACGCCCGCCGCCACGGCCGCCACGAGCGACGCGAGGTCGTGGAGATGACGGTGAACGGCACCTGCTCGTCGCGGACGCGGGCCACCACGTCGTCGTCCTGCAGCACGAAGTAGCCGTGGTCGATGCGGTCGCAGCCCAGCACATCGAGGCAGGTCACGGTGTTGATCGCGACCGGGGCGTGCTCGGAGGAGTGCGCGGTGCGGCCCAGGCCCGCCTCTCCCGCGAGCCGGTAGGCCGCGGCGAACCGCTCGGGCGGGCCCGCCGTCTCCAGGTTGTCCAGGCCGATCCCGGCGACGTACTCGTGCGGGTGGTCGACGACGGTGCGCACCCGGTCCAGCGCATCCTCACCCGAGCCGGACCGGTCGATGGCTGCGATGAGCCGGCCGGTCATGCCGAAGTCGCGCTCGGCCAGCCGGATGCCCTCGGCGTACGCCTCGACGGAGCCTGAGTACCCGAGCGATGCCAGGTGCTCCGGCACGGAGTCGAAGGACACCTCCAGGTGCCGCGTCGCGCTGGTGCGGTGCGCCGCCTCGAACGCCTCATAGGTGATCCGAGTGAGGTCGTCGGCGGAGCGCAGCACCTCGGTGACCCAGCGGGAGACCTGGAACAGCGAGTACGAGACGGCCGGCTCGTCGGCGCCGCGGCCCTGCGGCACGGGGATGCGCGTGTCGCGGTACAGGTCCGGGTCGGGCGGCAGGGAGTTGATGTCGGCGTAGATGCGCTCGGGCTCCGCGGGCAGGTCGAGCCCCTCGCGGCGGGCCAGCTCGGCGAACGTGCTGGCCCGGACGGTGCCGATGAGGTGGCAGTGCAGGTCGACCTTGGGCATCAGGTCGAGGGCGGTGTTGGGCGTGTTCAAGCTAGCGAGGGTGTCCATAGGAGCCCGGGGTCAGCCGGCCGTCACCTCGCGGGCGAACCGGTCCACCCACTCGGTGCGCGTGGGCACCAGCTCGGCGGGGTCGAGCGTCGAGTAGCCGGCAGCCACGGGGTCGGCGGCGATGTCGCCCACCACCGCGGAGATGGTGTCCGGCACGGTCGCCTCCGGGTTGACCGGCAGGTCGCCCACGAGCTCGGCCGAGCTGGTCTGGGCCTCGGCCGAGAGCAGGTAGTTGATGAACTGGTGCGCGCCGTCGACGTTCGGGGCGCCGGCCGGGATCATCGCGCGGTTGGTGGCCATGTACCGGCCGGTGGCCGGCGGCGTCCACGCGAACGGCTCGCCCGAGGCCACCAGGTCGGTGGCGAAGCCGCTCAGCGAGTCGGCGGCGACGATCTCGCCCTGCGTCAGCAGGTTCGTCACCTCGGTCGACGACGAGTAGAACTGCAGGATCCCCGGCGCCCACTCACCGAGGGTCGTGAGGGCCGTGTCGATGTCGTAGGGCCCGTCGCCGTACGTCTCCCCCACACCCGAGATCATGAGCTGCCCGGCCGTCACGGAGATGTCCGGCAGCGCGAGCTCGCCCGCGTGCGCGGCGTCGCCGTACAGGTCCCACTCGGCGGCCTCGTCGGCGGAGAGCGCTTCGGTCGAGTACAGCGTGCCGTTGAGCTGGTAGCTGTAAGCCGGGCCGAGGTAGCCGTCCTCGAGCGCGAAGTCGGCGACCTGGTCCAGCGACGGCACCTGGGCGGCGTCGACCTCCTGGAACAGGTCGGTCTCCTGCCCGAGCGCGGCGTAGTAGTCCGAGATCAGCATCACGTCGATGCCGGAGTCACCACCCGCGGCCTGGAGCTGGGACAGCCGGTCGGCGTTCGACCCGGTCTCC is drawn from Promicromonospora sp. Populi and contains these coding sequences:
- a CDS encoding biotin carboxylase N-terminal domain-containing protein, which codes for MPTPIHTLLVANRGEIALRIIRTARRLGLRTVAVYSDADQAAPHTRAADVAIRIGPTPAAESYLSIPALLAAAKETGADAVHPGYGFLSERAEFARAVIGAGLTWVGPPPDAMDAMGRKDAAHTIARKAGVPVLRSFGKFQGGSYAMVGGLPFPLLVKAAAGGGGKGMRIVRSQDELLAAMTAAGREAAAAFGDDTLVLEPFVERGRHVEVQILADEHGNVLHLHERDCSAQRRYQKVLEEAPAPDLDPALRKHLHTWAVDLAREVGYTGVGTAEFLVEVGASADTASSAGWAEERVGAWFLEMNTRLQVEHPVTEEVVTVHGERIDLVEQQLRVAAGEELGFAQDDVAVVGHAIEARIYAEDAFGGFLPQAGTATSVRWPGSGSTTVRVEAGIEDGSVVPAAYDPMIGKVIARGADREAARNALVDALDATAIGGLVTNTGFVRALADSAAFRDGEVHTAWLDTHPLPAPDPGSALVAAAWSIAAGARDGGDGWRLGGPPADTWVELDDAVLRVNIVRGEVRRDGEPPTSCRAVGSTAGGNAGGNAGGTAGGPGGELLLALDGLTARFVVDVRERSVEVSTHGHTFRFARPGGSRQAEAEVSDGVVLAVMPGALARVEVSDGDRVAAGQVLGVLEAMKMEVALVAPSDGVVRVRAAAGEQVAARQVLFEMEERR
- a CDS encoding carboxyl transferase domain-containing protein; this translates as MARVRQGGSPEARARHTGRGKLLARDRVDRLLDPGSALLEIGALAAYNMYGGEWAVPSAGLVTGIGRVAGRECVIVANDATVKGGTYYPMTVKKHLRAQQVAAENHLPCVYLVDSGGAYLPMQDEVFPDREHFGRIFYNQANLSARGIPQVAAVMGSCTAGGAYVPAMSDEAVIVRDEGTIFLGGPPLVQAATGEIVTAEELGGGLVHTTTSGVADHLADDDAHALRIVREIVATTRAGVPTLDRGVPEEPELDPDGLYDVPADPRTPYDVRDVIRRIVDGSQLQEFKARYGETLVCAFARIDGYQVGIVANNGILFSESALKGAHFVQLCDQRRIPLVFLQNIAGFMVGKEYEHRGIAKDGAKLVTAVSCTSVPRFTVVLGGSFGAGNYGMSGRAYDPRFLWMWPGARISVMGGEQAASVLATVQRDLAPEDVEAFKDPIRAQYEAQGNPYYATARLWDDGVIDPADTRRVLALGLAAAAHAPIPEPSYGIFRM
- a CDS encoding TetR/AcrR family transcriptional regulator, which translates into the protein MTPRRQQILSTAADLFAARGFHGVSMGDIGAAVGISGPALYKHFAGKDDILGQCLLHASDQLLAGARELLSDMPAGALVALIARHADFALDNPALIVIQEREWGALGTEARAQVRKHQLAYIEVWADALRPLRPDLGPAEARAAVQAAFGLLNSTPHSARIGRATMHSLLTTMARAALLPSTAEG
- a CDS encoding acyl-CoA dehydrogenase family protein; translated protein: MHTSPENPGHTKLRDAVRNFADREIAPHIGRWDRENRLPVELLHQMGELGLFGLTAPEEYGGSDLGLTGLSIAVEELGRVDQSVGITLGAGVGLGVGTILDYGTEDQKNTWLPDLVAGRRIGAFGLTEPGAGSDANAMSTIAELVDGEWVINGAKQFITNSGTPITSIVTVAARTGTLPDGRPELSAIVIPTDTPGFIVEPLHDKMSWRACDTHALRFEDVRVPEANLLGVRGNGFKQLMLCLNSGRVAVAALATGCIQAMLDLTVEHAAVRPTFGGPIGRKQGVAFQIADIEVMLQASRALTYRAAAMKDEGAPLDDFRRASSVAKLYATESAVTATRIAAQVFGGYGVMEDGPIARFYRDAKVLEIGEGTSELQRMLIARGLGLPVE
- a CDS encoding enoyl-CoA hydratase-related protein, which produces MTSRSQVLYDVVEQAESAPYARITLDAPQRRNALSLALLDELQAALHRAAHDDVRSVVLAANGPAFCSGADLTEALRDGMTESARRLADVLRTLLALPKPVVARVHGPVRAGGIGLVAACDVAISADQITYAFTEARLALAPAVISLAVLPRMTPRAASRTFLTGAQFTAAEAADWGLITRAVPLEGLDHEVEAVLADLAAAEPQGLAATKALLNADLLTRFDANVDDAVTTSAKLFGSEPARAAMSRLLRR
- a CDS encoding TrmH family RNA methyltransferase, with amino-acid sequence MATRISQRNARFQQLQTLLTNRNKRHRAGQFVVQGVRPITMAVEHGWDVQALLYDGERRLSQWARDLLAAHPHVEHIKMAPDLLAELAEKEDAELLAVIAMRPDILDRIEAGPDFLGVVFDRPTQPGNVGAIVRSADAFGADGVITTGHAADAYDPKAVRATTGSFFAMPVVRAPSAAEVMEWVGERRAGGLPVVVVATDEVGDADVSAFDLTQPVLLLVGNETAGLTQAWRDAADVTLSIPMTGSASSLNAANAATVVLYEARRQRLAK
- a CDS encoding GNAT family N-acetyltransferase; amino-acid sequence: MTAETHPLAPIAERAAAPAALTIPTAGRLTWRAATREDVPVWLALRNHIMRVDAEPYVETLEEIDELFDGAWRDMAADSLLGFSTEPADDGALVAWAQVDSTPGDTTAVRAFTWGGVHPDRRGEGIGRELLAWSIGRARQLLAASGKEVPARIVTYAEDAAPASRHRLYEHAGFGVRRYYSDLARRVLGPDAEPIPSVELTGSLRLAPWSEDLDEAVRLAHNDAFRDHWNSQPRTREQHAERAGFAPHLSCVVLDDAPDVAALLASPDTDPETAAALRAGEPLVAAYAMVDLFPSDFEVRGYSFAITDILGSRRAYRGRKAALAALTANMRTFADAGLQYAVLDVDTANPSGAYGLYASLGYTKTTGSRMYSIEL
- a CDS encoding GNAT family N-acetyltransferase, whose product is MASLHDVEPETAPIAERAAAPAALPGPTAGGLTWRAWTRDDVTALATLMRTVQEADGRDWFTPADEVAELFDAPAFDVAADTLAGLDADGALRAYAHVERFPTDGVNILRTSLSGGVHPSHRGQGIGTELLAWATGRARQALAASGTDPVLDRLPARISAHIDDTDPAERRELLRSGGLEPVRYYANLLRDLSLPVPAIGLEAPLRLVPWSAALDDATRLARNDAFRDHWGSQPRTPESWRAYRSSFAPEWSFVVVDESVRYAGSEQEQPGDGTVAAGTPYVVGLHMAGRYEHDWETQGYTAGYTDLLGVRRDYRGRRIAAALLTHAMRVFADAGMQQAELDVDTDNPTGATGLYARLGYTKSDGSTMYSIEL
- a CDS encoding adenosine deaminase, encoding MNTPNTALDLMPKVDLHCHLIGTVRASTFAELARREGLDLPAEPERIYADINSLPPDPDLYRDTRIPVPQGRGADEPAVSYSLFQVSRWVTEVLRSADDLTRITYEAFEAAHRTSATRHLEVSFDSVPEHLASLGYSGSVEAYAEGIRLAERDFGMTGRLIAAIDRSGSGEDALDRVRTVVDHPHEYVAGIGLDNLETAGPPERFAAAYRLAGEAGLGRTAHSSEHAPVAINTVTCLDVLGCDRIDHGYFVLQDDDVVARVRDEQVPFTVISTTSRRSWRPWRRASIAAMLEAGLNVIPASDDPGMFPTTLAGEYRILADDLAVPAERLRAMALAGVEASWLPPAEKAALRTRFEKELAELPGPE
- a CDS encoding extracellular solute-binding protein, which produces MIPSLKARRAAVIVSGLAATSLLAAGCSAGDDAAAEDTIVVSTFPFGVEEFQEAVIDPFTEETGIEVEVETGSNADRLSQLQAAGGDSGIDVMLISDYYAALGQETDLFQEVDAAQVPSLDQVADFALEDGYLGPAYSYQLNGTLYSTEALSADEAAEWDLYGDAAHAGELALPDISVTAGQLMISGVGETYGDGPYDIDTALTTLGEWAPGILQFYSSSTEVTNLLTQGEIVAADSLSGFATDLVASGEPFAWTPPATGRYMATNRAMIPAGAPNVDGAHQFINYLLSAEAQTSSAELVGDLPVNPEATVPDTISAVVGDIAADPVAAGYSTLDPAELVPTRTEWVDRFAREVTAG